The following proteins are encoded in a genomic region of Protaetiibacter sp. SSC-01:
- a CDS encoding TetR/AcrR family transcriptional regulator, with product MTPRAYVSPLRTAQAAATRRRILEAAAELFARDGYAATSLAALAEEAGVSLETVKANGPKSSLILAAFDQTFTGEVGDADAAPIHERNVGTSVREASDAEFLRAWVEFVTGANERISRLWIALLDASMGDAAVAKGLEGLQERRRSDYRASIAEFRARGLAKRAADDEQLAASLLFLASPSGYVQLVLDAGWSLEQYQDWLVDTVERTIFTP from the coding sequence ATGACTCCCCGCGCCTACGTCTCCCCGCTGCGCACGGCACAGGCCGCGGCGACCCGCCGACGCATCCTCGAGGCCGCCGCCGAGCTCTTCGCGCGCGACGGATATGCCGCCACCTCGCTCGCCGCCCTCGCGGAGGAGGCCGGCGTCTCGCTCGAGACCGTCAAGGCCAACGGACCCAAGAGCTCCCTCATCCTCGCCGCCTTCGACCAGACCTTCACGGGCGAGGTCGGAGACGCGGATGCCGCCCCCATCCACGAACGCAACGTCGGCACGAGCGTGCGCGAGGCGAGCGATGCCGAGTTCCTGCGCGCGTGGGTCGAGTTCGTGACGGGCGCCAACGAGCGCATCTCACGCCTGTGGATCGCGCTGCTCGACGCCTCGATGGGCGACGCGGCCGTCGCGAAGGGGCTCGAGGGCCTGCAGGAGCGCCGACGCAGCGACTACCGCGCGTCGATCGCCGAGTTCCGGGCGCGGGGCCTCGCGAAGCGCGCCGCCGACGACGAGCAGCTCGCCGCATCCCTGCTCTTCCTCGCCTCGCCGAGCGGCTACGTGCAGCTCGTGCTCGACGCGGGCTGGAGCCTCGAGCAGTACCAGGACTGGCTCGTCGACACCGTCGAGCGCACGATCTTCACCCCCTGA
- a CDS encoding ABC transporter ATP-binding protein translates to MTTENVVEVRGLRKSYKGGFEAVRGIDFDIHRGETFALLGPNGAGKSTTIEILEGYRDRTGGEVRVLGTDPRRGGLAWKSRLGIVLQSTGETGTATVREALHHFAGYYPNPRDVDEVIAAVGLEEKARTRISKLSGGQKRRVDVALGIIGRPELLFLDEPTTGFDPEARRQFWALIRSLRDEGTTILLTTHYLDEAQQLSDRGGIIAGGELVALGAIDELGGADARVPIVRWLENGVLREERTTEPGALVAHLAASGEPERLEVIRPSLEDIYLDLVGETARASADAAPGTAPAPAPALEGSLA, encoded by the coding sequence ATGACCACCGAGAACGTCGTCGAGGTACGGGGACTCCGCAAGAGCTACAAGGGCGGCTTCGAGGCCGTGCGCGGCATCGACTTCGACATCCACCGCGGCGAGACCTTCGCCCTGCTCGGCCCGAACGGCGCCGGCAAGTCCACCACCATCGAGATCCTCGAGGGCTACCGCGACCGCACCGGCGGCGAGGTGCGCGTGCTCGGCACCGACCCCCGCCGCGGCGGCCTCGCCTGGAAGTCGCGCCTCGGCATCGTGCTGCAGTCGACCGGCGAGACCGGCACCGCGACCGTGCGCGAGGCGCTCCACCACTTCGCCGGCTACTACCCGAACCCCCGCGACGTCGACGAGGTGATCGCCGCCGTCGGGCTCGAGGAGAAGGCCCGCACGCGCATCTCGAAGCTCTCCGGAGGCCAGAAGCGCCGCGTCGACGTCGCGCTCGGCATCATCGGGCGCCCCGAGCTGCTCTTCCTCGACGAGCCGACCACGGGCTTCGACCCCGAGGCGCGCCGCCAGTTCTGGGCGCTCATCCGCTCGCTCCGCGACGAGGGCACGACGATCCTCCTCACGACCCACTACCTCGACGAGGCCCAGCAGCTCTCCGACCGCGGCGGCATCATCGCCGGCGGCGAGCTCGTCGCCCTCGGCGCCATCGACGAGCTCGGTGGAGCGGATGCGCGCGTCCCGATCGTGCGCTGGCTCGAGAACGGCGTGCTGCGCGAGGAGCGCACGACCGAGCCGGGCGCGCTCGTCGCCCACCTCGCCGCATCCGGCGAACCCGAGCGGCTCGAGGTGATCCGCCCGAGCCTCGAGGACATCTACCTGGACCTCGTCGGCGAGACGGCCCGCGCGTCCGCCGATGCCGCCCCCGGCACCGCCCCCGCCCCCGCCCCCGCTCTCGAAGGGAGCCTCGCGTGA
- a CDS encoding ABC transporter permease, translated as MTTATTASVRPPARPASFGPARTIRLGLSRVGHELRAYFRQGDTVFFTFLFPLLMLTIFSVAFSNGDFGRTPEGDPVTAAQFYLPAMLAAGVLLSGLQNMAIDIATERSDGTLKRLAGTPLSPVSYFIGKIGQVLVTGLAQAALLIVAARVAFDVPLPTEPEHWATFAWVFLLGVTTCAILGIGLAGLPRSGKSASAVIIPIVLVLQFISGVYIQFTMLPEWLQNVANLFPLAWLAHGMRSVFLPADYAALEAGGEWNLVGIAIACGIWLVAGLVATRLTFRWIRKDG; from the coding sequence GTGACCACCGCGACCACCGCATCCGTCCGCCCGCCGGCGCGCCCCGCGTCGTTCGGACCCGCCCGCACCATCCGCCTCGGCCTCTCGCGCGTCGGCCACGAGCTGCGCGCCTACTTCCGGCAGGGCGACACGGTGTTCTTCACCTTCCTGTTCCCGCTGCTCATGCTCACGATCTTCTCGGTCGCCTTCAGCAACGGGGACTTCGGTCGCACCCCCGAGGGCGACCCCGTGACCGCCGCGCAGTTCTACCTGCCGGCGATGCTCGCGGCGGGCGTGCTGCTCTCCGGCCTGCAGAACATGGCGATCGACATCGCCACGGAACGCAGCGACGGCACCCTCAAGCGCCTCGCCGGCACCCCGCTCTCGCCCGTGAGCTACTTCATCGGCAAGATCGGCCAGGTGCTCGTGACCGGCCTCGCGCAGGCGGCCCTGCTCATCGTCGCTGCGCGCGTCGCGTTCGACGTGCCGCTGCCGACCGAGCCGGAGCACTGGGCGACCTTCGCGTGGGTGTTCCTGCTCGGCGTCACGACGTGCGCGATCCTCGGCATCGGCCTCGCGGGCCTGCCCCGCTCGGGCAAGAGCGCGTCGGCCGTCATCATCCCCATCGTGCTCGTGCTGCAGTTCATCTCGGGCGTCTACATCCAGTTCACGATGCTGCCCGAGTGGCTGCAGAACGTCGCGAACCTGTTCCCCCTCGCCTGGCTCGCCCACGGGATGCGGTCGGTGTTCCTGCCCGCGGACTATGCGGCCCTCGAGGCGGGCGGCGAGTGGAACCTCGTCGGCATCGCGATCGCGTGCGGCATCTGGCTCGTCGCGGGTCTCGTGGCGACCCGCCTCACCTTCCGCTGGATCCGCAAGGATGGCTGA
- a CDS encoding sensor histidine kinase, which produces MIRSRWWLLVIAAAAVGPVVVLTIIGSPVVDIATGAAVCAAYAVVFLLLRPRVVEGNGYAIALIVATIAWSATLTGVESLLAVTQTVAYPVAWVVSRGRGAAIVASLGIALGVGAGFLLGEEGPDAWGTALVSQTLSFGFSTIMGLWISRIAELGEEKARLLDELQATQAQLAAAERDAGVTHERARMSREVHDTVAQSLTGLVLLAQRARRAHNAGALDDELLELIESGARDALAETRALVASAAPVELSQGGIADALQRLAERFEREARIRVTVQTAIDVPLDRDTEVVLLRCAQEGLANVRKHSGADAAHVALVAGADGVRLTVRDDGRGFPAELRAGFGLAGLRDRLALAGGALEVDGTPGATTITATLPAGGAS; this is translated from the coding sequence GTGATCCGCTCTCGCTGGTGGCTGCTGGTCATCGCCGCAGCCGCCGTCGGACCGGTCGTCGTCCTGACGATCATCGGCTCCCCCGTCGTGGACATCGCGACGGGGGCGGCCGTGTGCGCCGCGTACGCCGTCGTGTTCCTGCTGCTGCGCCCACGCGTCGTCGAGGGCAACGGCTACGCCATCGCGCTCATCGTCGCGACGATCGCGTGGTCGGCGACTCTCACGGGCGTCGAGTCGCTGCTCGCCGTCACGCAGACGGTCGCCTACCCGGTCGCGTGGGTCGTGTCGCGCGGTCGCGGGGCGGCGATCGTCGCGAGCCTCGGCATCGCCCTCGGCGTCGGCGCGGGGTTCCTGCTCGGCGAGGAGGGGCCGGATGCGTGGGGCACCGCTCTCGTGAGCCAGACCCTCTCGTTCGGCTTCTCCACGATCATGGGCCTCTGGATCTCGCGCATCGCCGAGCTCGGCGAGGAGAAGGCGCGCCTGCTCGACGAGCTCCAGGCGACGCAGGCGCAGCTCGCGGCGGCGGAGCGGGATGCGGGCGTCACCCACGAGCGCGCCCGCATGTCGCGCGAGGTGCACGACACCGTCGCCCAGTCGCTCACGGGTCTCGTGCTGCTCGCCCAGCGCGCCCGCCGCGCGCACAACGCCGGCGCGCTCGACGACGAGCTGCTGGAGCTCATCGAGTCGGGAGCGCGCGACGCGCTCGCCGAGACCCGGGCGCTCGTCGCATCCGCCGCCCCCGTCGAGCTCTCGCAGGGCGGGATCGCGGATGCGCTGCAGCGGCTCGCGGAGCGCTTCGAACGCGAGGCGCGCATCCGGGTGACGGTGCAGACGGCGATCGACGTGCCCCTCGACCGCGACACGGAGGTCGTGCTGCTGCGGTGCGCGCAGGAGGGGCTCGCGAACGTGCGCAAGCACTCGGGCGCCGACGCGGCGCACGTCGCGCTCGTCGCCGGGGCGGACGGCGTGCGGCTCACGGTGCGCGACGACGGACGCGGGTTCCCCGCCGAGCTGCGCGCGGGCTTCGGGCTCGCGGGCCTGCGCGACCGGCTCGCCCTCGCGGGCGGCGCGCTCGAGGTCGACGGCACGCCCGGCGCCACGACGATCACCGCGACCCTGCCTGCGGGAGGCGCCTCATGA
- a CDS encoding response regulator transcription factor, whose protein sequence is MIRILVVDDHPVVRAGIVALLDEAPDVEIVGTAASGEEALALVPSAAPDLVVMDLRMPGIDGDEATARILAAHPEVRVLILTTYETDDAILSAIAAGASGYLLKAAPEEELLAGVRAVAAGEVALAPSVSRMLVARTREPARPAGPELSPRELEVLRLVAEGLSNREIGARIHLGEATVKTHLMKVFGKLGVNDRTRAVTRAMELGLL, encoded by the coding sequence ATGATCCGGATCCTCGTGGTCGACGACCACCCCGTCGTGCGCGCCGGGATCGTCGCGCTGCTCGACGAGGCCCCGGACGTCGAGATCGTCGGCACGGCGGCGAGCGGCGAGGAGGCGCTCGCGCTCGTGCCATCGGCGGCGCCCGACCTCGTCGTCATGGACCTGCGGATGCCGGGTATCGACGGCGACGAGGCGACCGCTCGCATCCTCGCGGCCCACCCCGAGGTGCGCGTGCTCATCCTGACGACGTACGAGACGGATGACGCGATCCTGTCCGCCATCGCGGCCGGCGCGAGCGGCTACCTGCTGAAGGCCGCGCCCGAGGAGGAGCTGCTCGCGGGCGTGCGCGCCGTCGCGGCGGGAGAGGTTGCGCTCGCGCCGAGCGTCAGCCGGATGCTCGTGGCCCGCACGCGTGAGCCCGCCCGCCCCGCGGGGCCCGAGCTGAGCCCGCGCGAGCTCGAGGTGCTGCGGCTCGTCGCCGAGGGGCTCTCGAACCGCGAGATCGGGGCGCGCATCCACCTCGGCGAGGCCACCGTGAAGACGCACCTCATGAAGGTCTTCGGCAAGCTCGGCGTCAACGACCGCACGCGCGCGGTGACCCGGGCGATGGAGCTGGGGCTGCTGTGA
- a CDS encoding ribokinase produces the protein MSDIVVLGSANMDLVVRQPRLPEPGETMFGSSFATVPGGKGLNQAIAAARVGGSVAFLGAVGGDAFGRELRETLAAAGVDTDGIALVERPTGTAHISVLDGGENAIVVVPDANGVELPLDDVQCDAIRSARYLVVQFERPLPLVAEAVAFARSVGVTTVVTPAPVLPLPEDFLDAVDILVPNAGEARELAGIDDETDAARALSKRAGMVVMTRGARGALVARGGEIVESVEPYAVTPVDTTGAGDTFTGVLVARLAAGEAEASALRAAAVAAAIATTRAGASTSMPTWDEVAPLV, from the coding sequence GTGAGCGACATCGTGGTGCTCGGCAGCGCCAACATGGATCTCGTGGTGCGGCAGCCGCGGCTGCCCGAGCCCGGCGAGACGATGTTCGGCAGCTCGTTCGCGACCGTGCCGGGCGGCAAGGGGCTCAATCAGGCGATCGCGGCGGCGCGCGTCGGCGGTTCCGTGGCGTTCCTCGGCGCGGTCGGCGGGGATGCGTTCGGGCGCGAGCTGCGCGAGACCCTCGCGGCTGCGGGCGTCGACACCGACGGCATCGCCCTCGTCGAGCGCCCCACCGGAACGGCCCACATCTCGGTGCTCGACGGCGGCGAGAACGCGATCGTCGTCGTGCCCGACGCGAACGGCGTGGAGCTGCCGCTCGACGACGTGCAGTGCGACGCGATCCGCTCGGCGCGCTACCTCGTCGTGCAGTTCGAGCGCCCGCTGCCGCTCGTCGCGGAGGCCGTCGCGTTCGCCCGCTCGGTCGGGGTCACGACGGTCGTGACGCCCGCACCCGTGCTGCCGCTGCCGGAGGACTTCCTGGATGCGGTCGACATCCTCGTGCCGAACGCGGGCGAGGCGCGCGAGCTCGCCGGCATCGACGACGAGACGGATGCGGCGCGGGCGCTGTCGAAGCGGGCCGGCATGGTCGTGATGACGCGGGGGGCGCGCGGTGCGCTCGTTGCTCGGGGTGGCGAGATCGTCGAGTCGGTCGAACCGTATGCGGTGACGCCGGTCGACACGACCGGGGCCGGGGACACGTTCACGGGCGTGCTCGTGGCGCGGCTCGCGGCGGGGGAGGCGGAGGCATCCGCTCTGCGTGCGGCGGCCGTCGCCGCCGCGATCGCGACGACGCGTGCGGGGGCCTCCACGTCGATGCCCACGTGGGACGAGGTCGCGCCGCTCGTGTGA
- a CDS encoding UDP-N-acetylmuramate dehydrogenase: MTGVDAPRLAELTTLRVGGPARELVAPTTREELVRTALEVWETGDDWLLLGGGSNVVIDDDGFDGTVIRVATRGIDIALDADGRHARVRAAAGESWDALVAATVDAGLAGIEALSGIPGTVGAAPVQNIGAYGQELGDRLVGVDFLDYATGELVRLDASELGLGYRTSALKRGRAGIVLAVELDLDAGGWSGPVAYAQLASALGVSLGDRVTLAEARRAVLALRASKGMVLDPADPDSVSAGSFFTNPIVTETFARSLPPEAPRWPVSPEEADRVLAPGDDVPSLASGPYEVKLSAAWLIERSGIARGFSLPGSGAAISSKHTLAIVNRGGATAADVVQLASFVQMRVLAQFGVRLHPEPVFVGVTL; encoded by the coding sequence GTGACGGGCGTGGACGCGCCGCGTCTCGCCGAGCTCACGACCCTGCGCGTGGGCGGGCCCGCGCGCGAGCTCGTGGCCCCGACGACGCGTGAGGAGCTCGTGCGCACGGCGCTCGAGGTGTGGGAGACGGGCGACGACTGGCTGCTGCTCGGCGGCGGCTCGAACGTCGTCATCGACGACGACGGCTTCGACGGCACCGTCATCCGCGTCGCGACGCGCGGCATCGACATCGCGCTCGACGCCGACGGCAGGCACGCGCGCGTGCGCGCGGCCGCGGGCGAGAGCTGGGATGCGCTCGTCGCCGCGACCGTCGACGCGGGCCTCGCGGGCATCGAGGCCCTCAGCGGCATCCCCGGCACCGTCGGTGCCGCGCCCGTGCAGAACATCGGCGCCTACGGCCAGGAACTCGGCGACCGGCTCGTCGGGGTCGACTTCCTCGACTACGCGACGGGCGAGCTCGTGCGGCTCGACGCATCCGAGCTGGGTCTCGGCTACCGCACGAGCGCCCTCAAGCGCGGCCGCGCGGGCATCGTGCTCGCCGTCGAGCTCGACCTCGACGCGGGCGGATGGTCGGGTCCCGTCGCGTACGCGCAGCTGGCATCCGCTCTCGGCGTCTCGCTCGGCGACCGCGTGACCCTCGCCGAGGCCCGCCGCGCGGTGCTCGCACTGCGCGCCTCGAAGGGCATGGTGCTCGACCCCGCCGACCCCGACTCGGTGAGCGCGGGCTCGTTCTTCACCAACCCGATCGTCACCGAGACCTTCGCCCGCTCGCTACCGCCCGAGGCGCCTCGCTGGCCCGTGTCGCCCGAGGAGGCGGATCGCGTGCTCGCGCCCGGCGACGACGTGCCGTCGCTCGCATCCGGCCCCTACGAGGTGAAGCTCTCGGCAGCGTGGCTCATCGAACGGTCGGGCATCGCGCGCGGCTTCTCGCTGCCCGGATCGGGCGCCGCGATCTCGTCGAAGCACACGCTCGCGATCGTCAACCGCGGGGGCGCGACGGCGGCCGACGTCGTGCAGCTCGCCTCGTTCGTGCAGATGCGCGTGCTCGCGCAGTTCGGCGTGCGGCTCCACCCGGAGCCCGTGTTCGTGGGGGTGACGCTGTGA
- a CDS encoding MaoC family dehydratase: MSTPALSSLTVGDVVAEAEFALSRDSLVRYAGASGDFNPIHYRDDVAASVGLPGVLAHGMLTMGLAVQPVVDWVGDPGRVVDYQVRFTRPVVVDPAEGALVTVVAKVGRLDEAAARIDLTVTFNGETVLGKAQAVVRLDA; this comes from the coding sequence ATGAGCACGCCCGCCCTCTCCAGCCTGACCGTCGGCGACGTCGTCGCCGAGGCCGAGTTCGCGCTCAGCCGCGACTCCCTCGTGCGCTACGCGGGCGCATCCGGCGACTTCAACCCCATCCACTACCGCGACGACGTCGCCGCATCCGTCGGTCTGCCGGGCGTGCTCGCGCACGGCATGCTCACGATGGGGCTCGCCGTACAGCCCGTCGTCGACTGGGTGGGCGACCCCGGCCGCGTCGTCGACTACCAGGTGCGCTTCACGCGCCCCGTCGTCGTCGACCCCGCGGAGGGCGCCCTCGTGACGGTCGTCGCGAAGGTCGGCCGCCTCGACGAGGCCGCTGCGCGCATCGACCTCACGGTGACGTTCAACGGCGAGACCGTGCTCGGCAAGGCCCAGGCGGTCGTGCGTCTGGACGCGTGA
- a CDS encoding MaoC family dehydratase N-terminal domain-containing protein, with amino-acid sequence MSVNPELQGRSYPPTAPYLVGREKVREFARAVFATNPLHHDVEAAQAAGYADVVAPPTFPVVVQEHALAQLLADPEGGIDFSRVVHGDQRFSYSRPIVAGDELTATLTVTSVKSLGGHSMVTADALISDASGEHVVTATSTLVVRGDE; translated from the coding sequence GTGAGCGTCAACCCCGAGCTGCAGGGGCGGAGCTACCCGCCGACAGCCCCCTACCTGGTCGGTCGCGAGAAGGTGCGCGAGTTCGCGCGGGCCGTGTTCGCGACCAACCCCCTCCACCACGACGTCGAGGCCGCACAGGCCGCGGGCTACGCGGATGTCGTGGCGCCTCCGACGTTCCCCGTCGTCGTGCAGGAGCACGCTCTCGCTCAGCTGCTCGCCGACCCCGAGGGTGGCATCGACTTCAGCCGCGTCGTGCACGGCGACCAGCGCTTCAGCTACAGCCGGCCGATCGTCGCGGGCGACGAGCTCACCGCGACGCTCACCGTCACGAGCGTCAAGAGCCTCGGCGGCCACTCGATGGTCACCGCCGACGCGCTCATCTCCGACGCATCCGGCGAGCACGTCGTGACCGCCACATCCACCCTCGTCGTGCGAGGTGACGAATGA
- a CDS encoding MalY/PatB family protein: protein MTHAEPLDSLRRRTSEKWTEHPSDVLPMFVAEMDYPLARAIAEALHAAVERSDTGYVNPRDTGAAEAFAGFARDAWGWSPDPALFGITTDVSVVIVETLRRLSAPGDGVIITPPVYPPFFDLIPEAGARVVEVPLLDDGSTYALDLAGIDRALAAGARGVLLCNPHNPLGLVHTRGELEELARIVERHGAFVVSDEIHAPLVHPGVEFTPYLTVSDAAREHAIAAESGSKAFNLAGLKAAFIVPASERMADVVRGLPDEVTFRTGLFGLMATRAGFADSREWLADTLAAITANVDLLERLLASELPLARLRRPSASYLAWIDLSAYGWGDDPAQHILEHARVALSNGPTFGREGVGHVRLNLACSPELLTEAITRIAALTRP from the coding sequence ATGACACACGCCGAGCCCCTCGACAGCCTGCGGCGACGCACGAGCGAGAAGTGGACCGAGCATCCGTCCGACGTGCTGCCGATGTTCGTCGCCGAGATGGACTACCCGCTCGCGCGGGCCATCGCGGAGGCGCTGCACGCCGCCGTCGAGCGCAGCGACACAGGCTACGTGAACCCGCGCGACACGGGCGCCGCGGAGGCGTTCGCCGGGTTCGCGCGCGACGCGTGGGGCTGGTCGCCCGACCCCGCGCTCTTCGGGATCACGACGGATGTGAGCGTCGTCATCGTCGAGACGCTGCGGCGGCTCTCGGCACCGGGAGACGGCGTCATCATCACGCCGCCTGTCTACCCGCCCTTCTTCGACCTCATCCCCGAGGCCGGCGCGCGCGTCGTCGAGGTGCCGCTGCTCGACGACGGCTCCACCTATGCGCTCGACCTCGCGGGCATCGACCGCGCGCTCGCGGCGGGGGCGCGCGGCGTGCTGCTGTGCAACCCGCACAACCCGCTCGGCCTCGTGCACACGCGGGGCGAGCTCGAGGAGCTCGCGCGGATCGTCGAGCGCCACGGCGCCTTCGTCGTGAGCGACGAGATCCACGCCCCGCTCGTGCACCCGGGCGTCGAGTTCACCCCGTACCTCACGGTGTCGGATGCGGCGCGCGAGCACGCGATCGCCGCCGAGTCCGGCAGCAAGGCGTTCAACCTCGCGGGCCTCAAGGCGGCCTTCATCGTTCCCGCGTCGGAGCGGATGGCGGATGTCGTGCGCGGCCTGCCCGACGAGGTCACGTTCCGCACGGGCCTCTTCGGTCTCATGGCGACGCGCGCGGGCTTCGCGGACTCGCGCGAGTGGCTCGCCGACACGCTCGCCGCGATCACGGCGAACGTCGACCTGCTCGAGCGGCTGCTCGCATCCGAACTCCCCCTCGCGCGGCTGCGCCGACCCTCGGCGAGCTACCTCGCCTGGATCGACCTCTCGGCGTACGGCTGGGGCGACGACCCCGCCCAGCACATCCTCGAGCACGCGCGCGTGGCCCTCTCGAACGGGCCGACGTTCGGCCGCGAGGGCGTCGGCCACGTGCGCCTGAACCTCGCGTGCAGCCCCGAGCTGCTCACCGAGGCGATCACCCGCATCGCCGCCCTCACGCGCCCCTGA
- a CDS encoding DUF2510 domain-containing protein produces the protein MTDHHPTTAQATAQAAPGWYPDGSGGQRWWDGRGWTDHTAPAPAPAAPTGAAIVRPTLPAGTSVDNAWVWVVSLIMVVASLPFFFFDMSGYMRAIIEAEVSGSTSGIPSVMANYFVFLAVTQVLGLAAWGFTVFAAFRDYKHLESVGVVRPFHWAFAFIPYTIVYLIGRHVVLRKVVRTAGWPLWAHIASYGLVFVAAIVWAMVVMQSMFNDLMYMSFT, from the coding sequence ATGACCGACCACCACCCGACAACCGCCCAGGCCACCGCCCAGGCCGCACCCGGCTGGTACCCCGACGGATCGGGTGGCCAGCGCTGGTGGGACGGCCGCGGCTGGACCGACCACACCGCCCCCGCCCCCGCCCCCGCCGCGCCGACGGGAGCAGCGATCGTGCGCCCCACCCTCCCGGCGGGCACGAGCGTCGACAACGCGTGGGTGTGGGTCGTGTCGCTCATCATGGTCGTCGCGTCGCTCCCGTTCTTCTTCTTCGACATGTCGGGTTACATGCGCGCGATCATCGAGGCCGAGGTGTCGGGCTCGACGAGCGGCATCCCCTCGGTGATGGCGAACTACTTCGTCTTCCTGGCCGTCACGCAGGTGCTCGGCCTGGCGGCGTGGGGCTTCACGGTCTTCGCCGCGTTCCGCGACTACAAGCACCTCGAGAGCGTCGGCGTCGTGCGACCCTTCCACTGGGCGTTCGCCTTCATCCCGTACACGATCGTCTACCTCATCGGCCGCCACGTCGTGCTGCGCAAGGTCGTGCGCACCGCGGGTTGGCCGCTCTGGGCGCACATCGCGAGCTACGGCCTGGTGTTCGTGGCGGCGATCGTCTGGGCGATGGTCGTGATGCAGTCGATGTTCAACGACCTCATGTACATGTCGTTCACCTGA